A single genomic interval of Koleobacter methoxysyntrophicus harbors:
- a CDS encoding DUF1657 domain-containing protein — MTVQSDLKKALASAQSALGSYSTFAESTQDQSAKQMFQQMAQDMQRHIDQLNSRLSYIEKNNPLNQQ, encoded by the coding sequence TTGACTGTTCAAAGTGACTTAAAGAAAGCCCTTGCTTCAGCCCAGAGTGCTTTAGGAAGCTATTCTACGTTTGCCGAGTCTACCCAGGACCAGTCAGCAAAACAGATGTTTCAGCAAATGGCTCAGGATATGCAGAGGCATATTGATCAATTAAACAGCAGGTTATCATATATAGAAAAGAATAACCCGTTAAATCAACAGTAA
- a CDS encoding methylated-DNA--[protein]-cysteine S-methyltransferase yields the protein MKIKIIITPNKVVFLFSQFVLEIKEEFSMDDKSEIYYKLFKSPIGEIFVASTPLGLCRVGINSDLREEMIWFEEKFSNFSIEESDDQTQIYVSQLIEYFEGNRKEFDIPVFLIGTNFQKRVWKALTEIPYGKTASYKEIALRVSNPKGVRAVGQANNKNPIPIVIPCHRIIGSNGELTGYGAGLEIKKWLLELEANNSCR from the coding sequence TTGAAGATTAAAATTATAATTACCCCTAATAAAGTGGTTTTCCTTTTCAGCCAATTTGTTTTAGAAATTAAGGAGGAGTTTTCGATGGATGACAAATCTGAAATATATTATAAATTATTTAAAAGCCCTATAGGTGAAATATTTGTCGCTTCAACGCCTTTGGGATTGTGCAGGGTGGGAATAAATTCTGATCTTAGGGAAGAGATGATCTGGTTTGAGGAGAAATTCTCCAATTTTAGTATTGAAGAGAGTGACGACCAAACCCAAATTTATGTGTCCCAATTAATTGAATATTTTGAAGGAAATAGGAAAGAATTCGATATCCCGGTTTTTTTAATAGGAACAAATTTCCAAAAACGTGTTTGGAAAGCCTTGACCGAAATACCTTACGGGAAAACGGCGAGTTATAAAGAAATAGCACTAAGGGTTAGTAACCCTAAAGGAGTAAGGGCAGTTGGTCAGGCAAATAATAAAAATCCAATCCCTATTGTTATTCCGTGCCACAGGATTATAGGTTCTAATGGGGAACTTACGGGTTATGGGGCAGGCCTAGAGATTAAAAAGTGGTTGTTAGAATTAGAAGCTAATAATTCATGCCGATAA
- the ubiB gene encoding 2-polyprenylphenol 6-hydroxylase, translating into MPLYKRYSHLSRYRDIANILFKHGLGYVIDILGFREFLSYRMKFFKREKAKLPLSLAQRIRMVLEELGPTFIKFGQLLSTRSDIIPAEIIKELEKLQDDVPPFSFEDVKTQIQNELGGSISEFFSEFEKKTLAAASIGQVHRAVLKSGENVVVKVQRPGIEKIVERDLDVLFDIARIAERRTEIGKIYSLTELVEEFARIIKEEMDYTREGRNADKFRKNFSNLNYIQIPKVYWQFTTKRVLTMEMVKGIKISNITKIKEMGFDSNLIAEKLARVFLKQVLIDGFFHGDPHPGNIFITEKGQIALMDFGVVGRIDDDLKFRFVNLILDIIKKDTDSIARDVLQIGIIKRKVDFRELKKDIREIFQKYSELPLIEISIGESLREVMGLAYKYNVVIPSDLTLLAKTTITLEGIIKNLSPAVSLIEMAEPFGRELIKERFSLRYIKRRTMKNISELSIVLSSIPIKIHSILEKMEEGKIRLNLQHTNFWIN; encoded by the coding sequence ATGCCTTTGTATAAAAGGTACAGCCATTTATCCAGATATCGTGACATAGCAAATATTTTATTTAAACATGGTCTCGGTTATGTGATAGATATTTTAGGATTTAGGGAGTTCCTTTCATATAGAATGAAATTTTTTAAACGTGAAAAAGCGAAACTCCCTTTGAGCCTTGCCCAGAGAATAAGAATGGTATTAGAAGAACTGGGGCCTACTTTCATAAAATTCGGCCAACTTCTCAGCACAAGGTCTGATATTATTCCGGCAGAAATTATAAAGGAATTAGAAAAACTGCAGGATGATGTTCCACCCTTTTCATTTGAAGATGTAAAAACACAAATCCAAAATGAACTTGGCGGTTCGATCTCTGAGTTTTTCAGTGAGTTTGAGAAAAAAACCCTGGCAGCAGCTTCCATCGGGCAGGTGCACAGGGCGGTTTTAAAAAGCGGGGAGAATGTAGTAGTTAAAGTCCAGCGACCCGGAATTGAAAAAATAGTGGAAAGGGACCTGGATGTACTCTTTGATATAGCGCGGATAGCGGAAAGACGAACGGAAATCGGCAAGATATATAGTCTGACAGAACTAGTTGAAGAGTTTGCGAGAATAATAAAGGAAGAGATGGATTATACCAGAGAGGGGCGGAATGCTGATAAATTCAGAAAGAATTTCAGTAATTTAAACTATATTCAAATACCGAAGGTTTATTGGCAGTTTACCACAAAACGTGTTTTAACTATGGAAATGGTAAAAGGGATTAAAATTTCAAACATAACAAAGATAAAAGAGATGGGCTTTGATTCTAATCTTATAGCAGAAAAGCTGGCAAGGGTTTTTTTAAAACAGGTGCTCATCGATGGATTTTTTCATGGAGACCCCCACCCGGGAAATATCTTTATTACTGAAAAAGGTCAAATCGCACTGATGGATTTCGGTGTAGTTGGAAGAATAGATGATGATTTAAAGTTTCGATTTGTTAATTTAATTTTAGATATAATTAAAAAAGATACAGATTCTATTGCCAGAGATGTTTTACAAATCGGGATAATTAAAAGAAAGGTAGATTTTAGAGAACTGAAAAAAGATATAAGGGAGATATTCCAAAAATACTCTGAATTGCCTCTGATTGAAATAAGTATCGGGGAAAGCCTAAGGGAAGTAATGGGACTGGCTTATAAATATAATGTGGTTATTCCGTCTGATTTAACACTTTTGGCAAAGACTACAATAACCCTTGAGGGTATAATAAAAAACCTATCTCCTGCCGTAAGTTTGATTGAAATGGCAGAACCGTTTGGACGGGAATTGATAAAAGAAAGATTTTCGTTACGATATATTAAAAGGCGGACCATGAAAAACATTAGTGAGTTAAGCATTGTTCTGAGTTCAATTCCCATTAAAATCCATTCGATACTCGAAAAAATGGAAGAAGGAAAAATAAGGCTAAATCTTCAGCATACTAATTTTTGGATAAACTGA
- a CDS encoding DUF362 domain-containing protein gives MAYFITDECIACGACQAECPVDCIQEGDIYVINPDECIDCGSCAEVCPVGAPKPE, from the coding sequence GTGGCATATTTTATCACAGATGAATGTATCGCATGTGGTGCGTGCCAGGCAGAATGCCCGGTTGATTGTATTCAAGAAGGGGATATTTATGTTATAAACCCGGATGAATGCATTGATTGCGGCTCCTGTGCTGAGGTTTGCCCGGTAGGTGCTCCTAAACCAGAATAA
- a CDS encoding Hsp20/alpha crystallin family protein, with protein sequence MNLIPWGKPYELERFREEMDRFFDRSLGNFFAIGIGRHPSVDVYQTDSEVIVKAEIPGVDAEDLEILATEDTLSIRGEIKHQEEIKEHGYIHRERKHGSFYRSIPLPYPVRSEEAKASLNNGVLDIRLPKSENHRERAVKIQVEDRNKH encoded by the coding sequence ATGAACTTAATTCCATGGGGGAAACCGTATGAATTGGAACGGTTTAGAGAAGAAATGGATAGGTTTTTTGATCGTTCGCTGGGTAATTTTTTTGCGATTGGTATAGGCAGACATCCTTCTGTGGATGTTTATCAGACAGATAGTGAAGTTATTGTGAAGGCCGAAATCCCCGGGGTGGATGCTGAGGACCTTGAGATATTGGCTACAGAGGATACACTTTCTATTAGGGGGGAAATAAAACATCAGGAAGAAATAAAAGAACATGGATATATTCATAGAGAGAGAAAGCACGGCAGTTTTTACCGTTCAATTCCGCTTCCGTATCCCGTTAGAAGTGAAGAAGCAAAGGCCAGCCTTAACAACGGAGTTTTGGATATAAGGCTGCCGAAGTCAGAAAACCATAGAGAGCGGGCAGTAAAAATCCAGGTAGAAGATAGGAATAAACACTAA
- the yfmF gene encoding EF-P 5-aminopentanol modification-associated protein YfmF — translation MERDLVKRQLKNGINVHILPTEKFKTTLIKVFIHQDLGKELVTKTSLVPLVLKRGCSRFPTAQKIRMYFEELYGADFDADVLKKGERHILVFETDLVNEKFIGGKNDILRNGLLALREIMVDPLVENGGFKEEYVVQEKDVLKREILSLFNNKMQYAIERCIQEMCKDEDYSLFRYGRIEDLDSIDKISLYKYYLEMIKTNPIDIYIMGDVDPDRDFPIIEEAFSYDRGQCKVLKQTLVNKEVLKEKTVFEKQNVEQGKLSLGLRTYTTYSDDDYYPLLMANGILGGGPHSKLFQNVREKASLAYYAFSRIEKTKGLMLITSGIEIGNYDRALEIILQQIQDLKNGHITEYEIESTRKMLINSFRETSDNPSATINLYLDGIINNRNETIDDMIKQVKEVDKEEIVEVSQKIKLDTIYFLTNNKD, via the coding sequence GTGGAAAGGGATTTAGTTAAAAGGCAGTTAAAAAACGGAATTAACGTCCATATTCTGCCTACAGAAAAATTTAAGACTACTTTAATTAAGGTATTTATACATCAAGACCTGGGAAAAGAACTGGTTACAAAGACCTCTTTAGTTCCTCTTGTGTTGAAAAGGGGATGTAGCAGATTCCCTACAGCACAAAAAATTAGAATGTATTTTGAAGAGCTTTATGGTGCTGACTTTGATGCAGATGTTTTGAAAAAGGGTGAAAGACATATCCTGGTATTTGAAACGGATCTGGTCAACGAAAAATTTATTGGAGGGAAAAACGACATATTGAGGAATGGCTTATTGGCTCTAAGGGAGATAATGGTTGATCCCCTAGTAGAAAACGGGGGTTTTAAAGAAGAATACGTGGTGCAGGAGAAAGATGTTCTCAAAAGGGAAATTTTAAGCCTGTTTAACAACAAAATGCAGTATGCTATAGAGCGCTGCATCCAGGAAATGTGCAAAGACGAGGATTATAGCTTATTTAGATACGGTAGAATTGAGGACCTCGACAGCATTGACAAAATCAGTTTATACAAATACTACTTGGAAATGATAAAAACCAACCCGATAGATATATATATTATGGGAGATGTTGACCCTGATAGGGACTTTCCCATAATTGAAGAGGCATTTTCATATGATAGAGGACAGTGTAAAGTTTTAAAACAAACCCTTGTCAATAAAGAGGTTTTAAAAGAAAAAACCGTTTTTGAAAAACAGAATGTCGAACAGGGGAAACTATCCCTGGGGCTCAGAACATATACAACGTATAGTGATGATGATTATTATCCCCTCTTAATGGCAAACGGAATCCTCGGGGGAGGGCCTCATTCCAAATTATTTCAGAACGTAAGGGAAAAAGCAAGCCTTGCTTATTATGCCTTTTCAAGGATAGAAAAAACCAAAGGTCTGATGTTAATTACATCGGGAATTGAAATAGGTAATTATGACAGGGCCCTTGAAATTATTTTGCAGCAGATTCAGGATTTAAAGAACGGCCATATTACTGAATATGAAATAGAATCTACCAGAAAGATGCTGATAAATTCTTTTAGAGAAACCTCTGATAATCCGTCAGCTACTATAAATTTGTATTTAGATGGAATAATAAATAATCGTAACGAAACTATCGATGATATGATTAAGCAGGTGAAAGAAGTTGACAAAGAAGAGATAGTAGAAGTTTCCCAAAAAATTAAGCTGGATACCATTTACTTTTTAACGAATAATAAAGATTAA
- a CDS encoding L-lactate dehydrogenase has translation MFTNLTHNKIAVIGAGNVGSTTAYALMISGIASEIVLIDIDKDKAMGEAMDLNHGTAFVKPVIVKHGDYSDCQEASIIIITAGANQKPGETRLDLLGRNIKIYKDIIPNTIKYNDKAIYIIVTNPVDILTYVTWKMSGLPVSRVIGSGTVLDTSRFRYLISQQCGIAARNVHAYIIGEHGDTEVPIWSLSNIVGIGIDEYCLNYCRNCDRKINKEEIFFKVKNAAYEIIEKKGATYYAVGLAIRRIVEGILRDENSIMTVSSVMQGYYGVHGIALSLPSVINRKGVSAVLELPLTQQEQQAFYNSGERLKKLLMDAGGI, from the coding sequence ATGTTTACAAATTTAACCCATAACAAAATTGCAGTTATTGGGGCAGGAAATGTGGGTTCAACTACGGCATACGCACTCATGATCTCCGGTATTGCTTCAGAAATAGTATTAATAGATATTGATAAGGACAAGGCAATGGGAGAAGCAATGGACCTCAATCACGGAACAGCATTTGTTAAACCGGTAATTGTAAAACACGGTGACTATTCCGACTGTCAAGAAGCAAGTATAATAATTATCACTGCAGGAGCTAACCAAAAACCTGGAGAAACCCGGCTAGACCTCCTTGGCAGAAATATTAAAATCTACAAAGACATTATCCCCAATACCATTAAATACAATGATAAAGCAATCTATATAATTGTAACCAATCCTGTAGACATATTAACATATGTTACGTGGAAAATGTCTGGGCTGCCCGTAAGCAGGGTCATTGGTTCTGGAACCGTCCTCGATACCTCCAGATTTAGATATCTTATCAGCCAGCAGTGTGGTATAGCAGCAAGGAATGTACACGCATATATTATAGGTGAACACGGGGATACGGAAGTCCCCATATGGAGTTTAAGCAATATTGTAGGAATAGGCATCGACGAATATTGCTTGAATTATTGCAGAAACTGTGACAGGAAAATAAACAAGGAGGAAATCTTTTTTAAAGTAAAGAATGCAGCATACGAAATAATTGAAAAAAAGGGAGCAACTTATTATGCCGTAGGGCTTGCTATAAGAAGAATTGTTGAAGGAATACTAAGGGATGAGAATTCAATTATGACGGTTTCAAGTGTGATGCAGGGGTATTATGGAGTTCACGGCATTGCATTGAGCCTCCCTTCGGTAATTAACCGTAAAGGAGTTTCAGCAGTATTGGAACTCCCTTTAACTCAACAAGAACAACAGGCTTTTTACAATTCAGGGGAAAGGTTAAAAAAACTGCTCATGGATGCAGGGGGTATTTAA
- a CDS encoding Crp/Fnr family transcriptional regulator, with amino-acid sequence MSRDNLIYLKNISLFSGLSDELLQKINDIVIVRDYKKNTVIFMEGEPGEALFFIKAGKVKITKMAEDGREHILHFFKDGDVFAEIVLFTGDNYPATAETIEDSKIGIIKNNNMERLIRENPDISLELLKLMSRRLQYAQEKVKDMAFKDTTSRMAKVLLGLAERHGKKSEEGIVICLKLTHQELAGLVGITRETATRILNSLKKSGIIDTGKKCIVILDKNELQKLSQIM; translated from the coding sequence ATGAGCAGAGATAACCTTATATATCTCAAAAATATATCCTTATTTTCAGGTTTATCTGATGAACTGCTACAAAAAATCAATGATATCGTAATTGTAAGGGATTACAAGAAAAATACCGTCATTTTTATGGAAGGAGAGCCGGGTGAAGCTCTGTTTTTTATAAAAGCGGGAAAAGTCAAAATAACTAAAATGGCAGAAGATGGCAGAGAACACATCCTGCACTTTTTTAAAGACGGGGACGTTTTTGCAGAAATAGTATTGTTTACCGGTGATAATTACCCTGCTACTGCTGAAACAATAGAAGATTCAAAGATAGGGATAATTAAGAATAATAATATGGAACGACTAATTCGGGAAAACCCGGATATTTCACTTGAATTATTGAAATTGATGAGCCGACGTCTTCAATATGCCCAGGAAAAGGTGAAAGACATGGCTTTTAAAGATACTACAAGCAGAATGGCAAAGGTATTACTCGGATTGGCAGAAAGGCATGGTAAAAAATCAGAGGAAGGAATAGTCATATGCTTAAAATTAACTCATCAGGAACTGGCAGGGTTGGTTGGTATTACAAGGGAAACAGCAACCAGAATATTGAACAGCCTTAAGAAATCCGGTATCATCGATACCGGTAAAAAATGTATTGTTATTTTAGATAAAAATGAACTGCAAAAATTATCCCAAATAATGTAA
- a CDS encoding aspartate aminotransferase family protein: MDNYKEYVNPGFANLIGILGLDKNYTRASGVSVWDSEGNEYLDFLGGFGALNLGHNPPEVIEAVEKVKQLPNILKSTLGKMASALAHNLAKIAPGDLNNTFFCNSGTEAVEGAIKTARIATGKTKLISCKGSFHGKTLGALSITGREKYRIPFAPLVPECYSVPYGDLAALEEALADGEAAAFIVEPIQGEGGVILPPEGYLKGARELCDKYNALLIIDEVQTGLGRTGYMFACEYEQVSPDIMCLAKSLGGGIMPIGAFITTKDVWNKAYGGIEKCLLHSSTFGENSWAMAAGIAAINSIIHKDLSKKAKENGGYFMDKLKTLIDKYKIIKDIRGRGLLIGIEFEEPAKGLLDKISKGTINKLAGEYIGAMIAGELLNTYKIITAYTLNNPNVIRLEPPLVVTREQIDRVISALEEIFEKNRGFLGITLKSAKTVLSSILSR; the protein is encoded by the coding sequence ATGGATAATTATAAAGAATATGTAAACCCGGGATTTGCCAATTTAATAGGTATCTTAGGATTGGATAAGAATTATACCAGAGCGAGCGGTGTTTCTGTTTGGGATAGTGAAGGAAATGAATATCTGGATTTTTTAGGGGGATTTGGTGCTTTAAACCTGGGACACAACCCACCGGAAGTTATAGAGGCAGTAGAAAAGGTTAAGCAATTACCCAATATTCTTAAGTCAACTTTAGGGAAAATGGCGTCTGCTTTAGCTCACAATCTTGCAAAGATAGCACCCGGCGATCTTAACAACACATTTTTCTGTAACAGCGGGACCGAAGCTGTTGAAGGGGCTATCAAAACGGCCAGGATTGCTACAGGAAAAACGAAATTGATTAGTTGTAAAGGGTCTTTTCACGGTAAAACCCTTGGAGCTTTATCCATAACCGGGCGGGAAAAATACCGGATTCCTTTTGCACCTCTAGTTCCGGAATGCTATTCTGTGCCTTACGGGGATCTTGCAGCATTAGAAGAGGCTCTTGCAGATGGTGAAGCTGCTGCCTTTATCGTTGAGCCTATACAAGGTGAGGGAGGTGTAATCCTTCCGCCTGAAGGTTATCTTAAAGGGGCAAGAGAGCTGTGTGATAAATATAATGCCCTCCTTATAATAGATGAGGTTCAAACAGGCCTCGGGAGAACAGGATATATGTTTGCATGTGAATATGAGCAGGTAAGCCCGGATATCATGTGCCTTGCTAAATCTTTGGGCGGCGGAATCATGCCCATAGGAGCCTTTATAACAACCAAAGATGTTTGGAATAAAGCATATGGAGGGATAGAAAAATGCCTTCTCCACTCATCAACTTTTGGGGAGAATTCGTGGGCTATGGCTGCGGGGATAGCTGCTATTAATTCGATTATACATAAGGATTTATCGAAAAAGGCAAAAGAAAATGGCGGTTATTTCATGGACAAACTAAAAACCTTGATTGATAAATATAAGATAATAAAGGACATAAGAGGCAGGGGTTTATTAATAGGTATTGAGTTTGAAGAACCGGCAAAGGGTTTATTGGATAAAATCTCTAAGGGGACTATAAATAAGCTGGCTGGAGAGTATATAGGGGCAATGATTGCTGGTGAACTCCTCAATACATATAAGATAATAACGGCTTATACCCTTAATAACCCGAACGTAATCCGCCTTGAACCGCCATTGGTCGTAACCAGGGAACAAATTGACAGGGTTATTTCTGCCCTGGAAGAGATTTTTGAAAAGAATAGGGGGTTTCTAGGAATAACCCTTAAAAGCGCAAAAACTGTTTTAAGTTCCATCTTGAGTAGGTGA
- a CDS encoding polysaccharide deacetylase family protein, producing the protein MKRFLYIGTLILILAAIIIGGYIYFYPGNYLKPIPPPNGENSEPSTPKTPFKHGTEKENRIIQNSDLARLYPEVVYRLKDTKEKVVALTFDDGPDDIYTPKILKHLKDEKVKATFFISGIRGQEFPDILKDIAKDGHVLGSHGFLHQKYTNLNPENIKEDLKKNYDLIYKHTKKQTKLFRPPYGALDPESVETIEKEGYKIVLWSIDSIDWRSLPKEEIVKNITTGIKPGSVILMHSAGDPKQNLTGSVEAVPIIIKELKKKGYSFVTIPELFKLEEYYN; encoded by the coding sequence ATGAAAAGGTTTTTATATATCGGAACTTTAATACTCATACTTGCAGCAATTATAATAGGCGGCTATATTTACTTTTATCCTGGCAATTATTTAAAGCCCATTCCACCTCCAAATGGAGAAAATTCGGAGCCATCTACGCCAAAAACCCCTTTCAAACACGGCACAGAAAAGGAAAATAGGATAATCCAAAACTCCGATCTCGCCCGATTATATCCAGAAGTCGTATATAGGCTTAAGGACACAAAAGAGAAAGTAGTAGCATTAACCTTTGATGATGGGCCGGATGATATTTATACTCCAAAAATACTAAAACATCTAAAAGATGAGAAAGTGAAGGCTACATTCTTCATTTCCGGAATAAGGGGTCAGGAATTCCCCGATATTTTAAAGGATATAGCAAAAGACGGTCATGTCTTGGGTAGTCATGGATTCCTGCACCAAAAATATACCAATTTAAACCCTGAAAATATAAAGGAAGACTTGAAAAAAAACTATGATTTAATATATAAACATACAAAAAAACAAACTAAGCTATTCCGACCTCCCTACGGTGCCCTCGACCCAGAATCCGTTGAAACCATAGAAAAAGAAGGATACAAGATTGTCTTATGGAGCATAGATTCTATAGACTGGCGGAGTCTGCCTAAAGAAGAAATTGTTAAAAATATTACAACCGGCATTAAACCGGGTTCCGTAATTTTGATGCATTCTGCGGGTGATCCTAAACAAAATCTAACCGGGAGTGTTGAGGCTGTCCCCATAATTATTAAAGAATTGAAGAAAAAAGGATATTCCTTTGTTACTATTCCTGAGCTCTTTAAATTAGAAGAATATTATAATTGA